The sequence GCGCTTCTTCTCCGACCGTTTCTCCGCCTTGCGGATGGTCTCCTGCACCTCGGCCTTGATCTGCGGATAGTCCGGGTTCCCGGTGTCCACCAGCGGCGGGATCAACGGCAGGCTGCTGATCTCCGCGCTCTTGGCCTTCTTCCCCAACTGGAGCAGCGCGGGCAGGTCGTCGTTGGGGATGTCGGTCTTCACGTTCTTCTTCGTGGTGGCGGCGATCTTCTGGAAGCTGCGCATCACGGTCGCAGGGTCGGCCTGCTTCGCGATCGCGGCCATCACGCATCGCTGCCGCTGCATGCGGTGGTAGTCGTCGTCCGCGGCACGCGATCGCGCGTACCACAGTGCCTTCTTGCCGTTCAGATGTCGCTTGCCCTTGCGGACGTAACCGACGTACGCGCCCTCAGGCCCGATCGGCAGGTCCTTCTCGACGTAGACGGTGATACCGCCGATCGCGTCGATGATCTCCTCGAACGCCTTCAGGTTCACCAGCGCGTAGTAGTCGATCTTCAGGCCGAGGATCTCCGAGATCACTTCCTGCGTGGCCTGCGCGCCGGGATTGCTGCCCTTCTTGAACTTGTTCGGGTTGTCCGTGCCGTACACGTAGACGGCGTTGAGCATGTCCGTGTAGCCGGAAGGGAACTCGTCCTTCATCCGGTCGGGCATCGGCGCGTTGAGCATGTTGCGCGGCAGGCTGAACATCACCGTGTCTCCGGTACGAGTGTCGATGCTCGCCACGATCATCGTGTCGGTACGGACACCGGTGCGGTTCCTGCCGCCGTCGCCGCCGAGCAGGAGGACGTTCAGGCGCGGCTTGTCGGCCCAGGGATCCTTGCCTTCCTTGGACTTCCGCGGTTGCTTGTCGTCGTCGTTGAAGACGTTGCTGATGACGTCACGCCCGACGTAGGCCTGTCGTGCCGCGTAGATCGGCGGCGTGGAGACCGCGAAGCTGAGCACGCCGACGACGAGCGCAGCCAACAGTCCGTGCAGAACGCTGGACTGGCCGGGCCGGCGCAGGTGGTACGCGGAGACGATGACCGCGGACCAGCCGATGGCGAGCAGCACCGCGGTGACCATGACGGCGGTCAGCACGTTGGTGTCGACCGCGTAGACGAGCAGCTGGGTGGGGTCCACGACGGTCGCGAGGAGCACGCCACCGCCGGCCAGGAGGAGGAAGAACGCGAGGATGGCGATGCCTGAGCGCCGCCGGCCCGCCCAGATGTGACCGGAGCCGGGGAGCAGTGTCGACACGGCGGCGAGCCCGACCGCAGCCCAGGTCTGCCGTGCGGGAGTGCGCCTGCGGCGGCGGCGAGACGCCCGGCTACTTGCCCCGTCGCGGTCCAGCCGCTCCGGCGTATACACCCGGTCGCTCTCCTCTCGTCGTGCGGCGGTGCTACCCAGCCGTGGCACCCACCGCACCGTACGCCAATACTCGCCGGCGCGCCGGATACGGGTTTGGGCGTCCGCTCATGCTAATGGTGTCACTTCGTCCAAGACGCTCGACAGCCCCCGAAGGTTGCCTTTCACGGCGTCCGCTGTTGCCGTGCCTCGGACGGCGATAGCCTGCCATCGGCAGCAAGCGTCGAGAAAGGGTTGGTAATGCAGCTAACCAAGCTCGGACATTCCTGCGTACGCATTGTCGCCGACGGTAAAACGTTGGTCATCGATCCGGGCATATTCAGCGAAGATTTTGCCCTCGAAGGCGCGGATGCGGTTCTCGTCACACATGAACACCCCGACCATCTCGATCGGGACAAACTAGGCGCCGCGCTGAGCACCAACGCCGATCTGCACGTCTGGACCAACCGGCCGCTCGCCGAGCAGCTGGACACCTCGTACCCCGGCCGCGTCACCGCGGTGCGTGCCGGCGAGCAGTTCGACGCCGCGGGCTGCACCGTGCGCGCACACGGCGTGGACCACGCCGTCATCCGCGACGCGATCCCGATCATCGCGAACACCGGCTTCCTGATCGACGGGGTCTTCCATCCGGGGGACGCGTTCACCGTCCCGGACGAGCCCATCGAGACGCTGCTGCTGCCGCTGAACGCGCCGTGGGCGAAGCTCAGCGAGACCGTCGAGCAGCTGGCACAGGTCGCGCCCGGACGGGTGCACCCGGTCCACGACGCGTTGCTGACCCCCGCCGGGCTCAGCGTCTACGGCGGGCACGCGGAGCAGGTCAGTACCGAGTCCGGCGCCACGTTCCACCGCCTCGAACCGGGCGACTCGGTCACCCTCTAGCTTCGTGCTCAGCCGAACGGGCGTACCCCGGTGCTCCCGGCCGGCGCGTAGATCGCCATCGCACCGACGGCCGTGCCGAGGCCGTCGCAGAGTACGAGCAGCCTTCCGGGGAAGTGCCCCTCCTGGCCGTCCGCGCAGAGCACCGGCAGGTCGGCGGCCAGGTCCTTGACCTGGGGGTGCGCCATGGCGTTGCGAACCCGGTCCAGTGCGCCTCACGCAGCCGCTGCGGCACGACCAGATCGAGCGTCCGACCGACCGCATCCTCCGCCCGGTGCCCGAACAGCACCTCGGCCCCCGCACTCCACCGCACGATGACACCCTGCGTATCCGCCTCGATGATCGCGTGCTCGGCCACCGCCGCCGCCCCCTCCCGTCCGGGTCCAAGAGGAACGTTACCGAGGTAACCGACCTCGAGGCTTGGACGAATGCGCACCCGTCCAGCCGGCCGTTCGCCAGCGCATCCCCTTGCTGAGGCGTCTGATGTGGCGCAGGCGCACCGACGACAGGTGACCAGGACCAAGCGGGTTCGGGTGAAGCGATCCCCAGGCGCGCTGGCGACAGTACTGACCGCAGGTCGGTGGCGTCACTCCCACTCGATGGTGCCCGGGGGTTTGCTGGTGACGTCGAGGACGACCCGGTTCACCTCGCGGACCTCGTTCGTGATCCGGGTGGAGATCCGGCCGAGCACCTCGTACGGCAGCCGCGCCCAGTCCGCGGTCATCGCGTCCTCGCTGGTCACCGGGCGCAGCACCACCGGGTGCCCGTAGGTGCGCTCGTCGCCTTGCACGCCGACCGAGCGGACGTCGGCGAGCAGCACGACCGGGCACTGCCAGACGTCCCTGTCCAGGCCGGCGCGGGTGAGCTCCTCGCGGGCGATCGCGTCCGCCTCGCGCAGCAGGTCGAGGCGCTCCCTGGTGACCTCGCCGACGATCCTGATCGCCAGCCCCGGCCCGGGGAACGGCTGCCGCCAGACGATCTCCGTGGGCAGCCCCAGCTCCTCGCCCACCCGGCGCACCTCGTCCTTGAACAGCCACCGCAGCGGCTCGACCAGCTCGAAGGCGAGGTCGTCGGGCAGCCCGCCGACGTTGTGGTGCGACTTGATGTTCGCCGTCCCCGTGCCACCGCCGGACTCGACGACGTCCGGGTACAGCGTGCCCTGCACCAGGAAGCCGACGTCCTCCACGGCCGCCAGCTCGCGGGCCGTCTGCTCGAAGACCCGAATGAACTCGTGCCCGATGATCCGGCGCTTCTCCTCCGGGTCGTGCACCTCGGCGAGCGCCTGCTGGAACTGGTCGGCGGCCTCCACGACTTTCAGCCGCACGCCGGACGCCGCGACGAAGTCCTTCTCCACCTGCTCGGCCTCGCCCTTGCGCAGCAGCCCGTGGTCGACGAATACGCAGGTCAGCCGGTCGCCGAGGGCCCGCTGCACCAGCGCGGCCGCGACTGCGGAGTCGACGCCGCCGGACAGCGCGCACAGCGCCTGCCGGTCGCCGACCTGGGTACGGATCCGGTCGACCTGCTCCTCGACGATGTTCAGCATCGTCCAGGTGGGCCGGCAGCCCGCCGCGTCGTAGAGGAACCGCTCGAGCACCTGCTGCCCCTGCTCGGTGTGCATCACCTCAGGGTGGAACTGCACGCCGTAGAGCCCGTTCGGCGCGTACTCGAAGGCCGCGACCTGGGCGCCCTCGCTGGACGCCAGCACGGTGAAGTCCGGGGGCGCGGCGGTCACCTCGTCGCCGTGCGACATCCACACCTGCCGCAGCCGCGGCTGGCCGCGGAACAGGGTGCCCTCGTCCAGGACGGTGAGCGACGTGCCGCCGAACTCGCTGCCGCCGGTACGGGCCACGGTGCCGCCGAGTGCCAGGGCCATCGCCTGGAAGCCGTAGCAGATCCCGAGCACCGGCACCTCGCCGGTGAACAGCCCAGGGTCGACCTGGGGCGCTCCGTGCGCGTACACCGAGGCTGGGCCGCCGGAAAGGATCACCGCC is a genomic window of Streptosporangiales bacterium containing:
- a CDS encoding LytR family transcriptional regulator, producing the protein MPRLGSTAARREESDRVYTPERLDRDGASSRASRRRRRRTPARQTWAAVGLAAVSTLLPGSGHIWAGRRRSGIAILAFFLLLAGGGVLLATVVDPTQLLVYAVDTNVLTAVMVTAVLLAIGWSAVIVSAYHLRRPGQSSVLHGLLAALVVGVLSFAVSTPPIYAARQAYVGRDVISNVFNDDDKQPRKSKEGKDPWADKPRLNVLLLGGDGGRNRTGVRTDTMIVASIDTRTGDTVMFSLPRNMLNAPMPDRMKDEFPSGYTDMLNAVYVYGTDNPNKFKKGSNPGAQATQEVISEILGLKIDYYALVNLKAFEEIIDAIGGITVYVEKDLPIGPEGAYVGYVRKGKRHLNGKKALWYARSRAADDDYHRMQRQRCVMAAIAKQADPATVMRSFQKIAATTKKNVKTDIPNDDLPALLQLGKKAKSAEISSLPLIPPLVDTGNPDYPQIKAEVQETIRKAEKRSEKKRAKKPSDDKGKAKKPKTSKTGKPGKPNSVEAACGLD
- a CDS encoding PAS domain S-box protein — encoded protein: MVLVTCRRCACATSDASARGCAGERPAGRVRIRPSLEVGYLGNVPLGPGREGAAAVAEHAIIEADTQGVIVRWSAGAEVLFGHRAEDAVGRTLDLVVPQRLREAHWTGFATPWRTPRSRTWPPTCRCSARTARRGTSPEGCSYSATASARPSVRWRSTRRPGAPGYARSAEHEARG
- the guaA gene encoding glutamine-hydrolyzing GMP synthase → MSEFDTVLVVDYGAQYAQLIARRVREAHVYSEIVPSTMSAAEMLAKKPKAVILSGGPASVYAHGAPQVDPGLFTGEVPVLGICYGFQAMALALGGTVARTGGSEFGGTSLTVLDEGTLFRGQPRLRQVWMSHGDEVTAAPPDFTVLASSEGAQVAAFEYAPNGLYGVQFHPEVMHTEQGQQVLERFLYDAAGCRPTWTMLNIVEEQVDRIRTQVGDRQALCALSGGVDSAVAAALVQRALGDRLTCVFVDHGLLRKGEAEQVEKDFVAASGVRLKVVEAADQFQQALAEVHDPEEKRRIIGHEFIRVFEQTARELAAVEDVGFLVQGTLYPDVVESGGGTGTANIKSHHNVGGLPDDLAFELVEPLRWLFKDEVRRVGEELGLPTEIVWRQPFPGPGLAIRIVGEVTRERLDLLREADAIAREELTRAGLDRDVWQCPVVLLADVRSVGVQGDERTYGHPVVLRPVTSEDAMTADWARLPYEVLGRISTRITNEVREVNRVVLDVTSKPPGTIEWE
- a CDS encoding MBL fold metallo-hydrolase → MQLTKLGHSCVRIVADGKTLVIDPGIFSEDFALEGADAVLVTHEHPDHLDRDKLGAALSTNADLHVWTNRPLAEQLDTSYPGRVTAVRAGEQFDAAGCTVRAHGVDHAVIRDAIPIIANTGFLIDGVFHPGDAFTVPDEPIETLLLPLNAPWAKLSETVEQLAQVAPGRVHPVHDALLTPAGLSVYGGHAEQVSTESGATFHRLEPGDSVTL